In Vagococcus hydrophili, one DNA window encodes the following:
- the smc gene encoding chromosome segregation protein SMC, whose product MYLKRIEIAGFKSFADRTIIEFNQGLTAVVGPNGSGKSNITEAIRWVLGEQSAKNLRGGTMPDVIFAGSSSRAALNRAEVTLVLDNEERFLPLDFSEVSVTRRLTRSGDSDFFINKQSCRMKDIVNLFMDSGLGKESFSIISQGKVEAIFNSKPEDRRGIFEEAAGVLKYKTRKKEAERRLSETDDNLSRVQDIIYELEVQLNPLREQSDTAKKYLHLKEQLTEVDVNVSVQEIEKNKQNWDEKETALNILLKDIEEKRHALEQAETQLETLKEKREQLEKTVDEKQSHLLEVTTGYEQLEGQKNVLEERQRFSTQNKSSYQESLQAIETKESLLRTEVASLLEEQEQLTQSEKELLASVASLSEQVMRFSKSAKEQLEDLRSDYVDVMQQQTNINNDLKHLEKQYQQEMVRSEKDVSTYDRLLLEEKETKAQKEKQAKKLVDQTEQVTQLLENFQEKQKEVLLLRQQVTANERQMYEALKILQQGQAKEKSLKDLQANYSGFYQGVRSVLKDREQLGGIVGAVAELIEVPKEISLAIETALGASAQHVITENEQSARQAIAYLKQKRVGRATFLPLTTIKARQLNDTMKSRVSQHSGYVGVASELISYDESIKSVVQNILGLTIIAKDLKSANELAKQINFQFRVVSLEGDVMNPGGSMTGGASKNGQNNQLFSQGHELKELETQIAQMTKLYETKEAEVRDLKATSQKAETDLDALRKSGEEARLSEQNLTNEVNQLETRSTQQEKERRAFEYEKRELQRFLEDYQEEKEQLTEAKEKLDEKQAELDQLMAQTSQLEEENTLKKEETQQELNKQQSELAVLTEKISQLVSRQAEKNAEQTELTNQKAAIVSQLDDQSHEHLTQGETSQKIYVEMTRLRENREVITTELETLKNQREELYKAIEVLEKEVVLKNQSIQKVMDEKTAIEVAKNSSGIALDRCLTYLQEEYGMTYEGGKALYPEMVDFEEGKERIQLLKASIQQLGVVNVSSIEQYEEVNERYQFLVSQQEDLILAKNELFETMNEMDELVIKKFHDVFCDIREEFRVVFPNMFGGGHADLVLTDPTDLLHTGIDIIAQPPGKKLQNLSLLSGGERALTAIALLFAIIQARPVPFCILDEVEAALDDANVARYGNYLRQFGESTQFIVITHRKGTMESASVLYGVTMQESGVSKIVSVHLEELENQELLDMP is encoded by the coding sequence GTGTATTTAAAACGAATTGAAATAGCTGGGTTTAAGTCATTTGCTGACCGAACGATTATTGAATTTAACCAAGGCTTAACCGCAGTAGTTGGACCAAACGGAAGTGGAAAAAGTAATATAACGGAAGCCATTAGATGGGTATTAGGGGAGCAGTCAGCCAAAAATTTACGTGGGGGAACCATGCCAGACGTGATTTTTGCTGGCTCTTCTTCACGTGCGGCTCTAAATCGTGCGGAAGTAACCCTTGTCTTGGATAATGAAGAACGGTTCTTACCACTTGATTTTAGCGAAGTTAGTGTCACAAGGCGTTTAACTCGTAGTGGGGACAGTGATTTCTTTATTAATAAACAAAGCTGTCGGATGAAAGATATTGTGAATCTCTTTATGGATTCAGGTCTTGGAAAAGAATCATTCTCGATTATTTCGCAAGGTAAGGTGGAAGCTATTTTTAATAGTAAACCAGAAGATCGTCGCGGGATTTTTGAAGAGGCAGCAGGTGTTTTAAAATATAAAACCCGAAAAAAAGAAGCAGAACGTAGATTAAGTGAAACCGATGATAATTTAAGTCGTGTGCAAGATATTATTTATGAATTAGAAGTTCAGTTAAATCCTTTGAGAGAACAAAGTGATACAGCTAAAAAATATCTTCATTTAAAAGAGCAATTAACAGAAGTTGATGTGAATGTCTCTGTTCAAGAAATTGAAAAAAATAAACAAAACTGGGACGAAAAAGAGACGGCTCTTAATATTTTATTGAAGGATATTGAAGAAAAACGTCATGCTTTAGAGCAGGCAGAAACTCAGTTAGAAACATTAAAAGAAAAACGGGAGCAACTTGAAAAGACTGTTGATGAAAAACAAAGTCATCTATTAGAAGTGACAACAGGCTACGAGCAATTAGAAGGTCAAAAAAATGTGCTTGAAGAACGTCAGCGCTTTTCAACACAAAATAAATCGTCTTATCAAGAAAGTTTACAAGCCATTGAGACAAAAGAATCACTGTTAAGAACAGAAGTAGCAAGCCTACTAGAAGAGCAAGAGCAATTAACTCAGAGTGAAAAAGAGTTACTAGCTTCTGTAGCTAGTTTAAGTGAGCAAGTGATGCGTTTCAGTAAATCAGCTAAGGAACAATTAGAAGATTTAAGAAGTGACTATGTAGATGTGATGCAACAACAAACCAATATTAACAATGATTTGAAACATTTAGAAAAACAATACCAGCAAGAAATGGTACGTAGTGAAAAAGATGTATCTACCTATGACCGCTTATTGTTAGAAGAAAAAGAAACCAAAGCTCAAAAGGAAAAACAAGCTAAGAAATTAGTGGACCAAACAGAGCAAGTGACTCAGCTACTTGAGAATTTCCAAGAAAAGCAAAAAGAAGTCCTACTTTTAAGACAACAAGTCACAGCTAATGAACGTCAAATGTATGAAGCACTGAAAATCTTACAACAAGGTCAAGCCAAAGAAAAAAGTTTGAAAGATTTACAAGCGAATTATTCAGGGTTTTATCAAGGGGTTCGTTCTGTCTTAAAAGACCGTGAACAACTTGGCGGAATTGTTGGTGCGGTGGCAGAATTAATCGAAGTACCAAAAGAAATTAGTTTAGCCATTGAAACAGCGTTAGGAGCCTCAGCCCAACATGTCATTACTGAAAATGAGCAGAGTGCCAGACAAGCGATTGCCTATTTAAAACAAAAACGTGTGGGTCGAGCAACGTTCTTACCTTTGACAACGATTAAGGCACGCCAGCTCAATGACACGATGAAAAGTAGAGTCTCTCAACATTCAGGTTATGTGGGTGTTGCCAGTGAGTTGATCAGCTATGATGAATCAATTAAAAGCGTGGTTCAAAATATTTTAGGTCTAACGATTATTGCCAAAGATTTAAAATCAGCCAATGAACTAGCTAAACAGATTAACTTCCAATTTAGAGTTGTTTCTTTAGAGGGCGACGTGATGAATCCTGGGGGTTCAATGACTGGTGGGGCGAGTAAAAATGGTCAAAATAACCAACTCTTCTCACAAGGGCATGAACTGAAAGAATTAGAAACGCAAATTGCTCAAATGACCAAGCTTTACGAAACAAAAGAAGCAGAAGTTAGAGACTTAAAAGCAACAAGTCAAAAGGCAGAAACGGATTTAGATGCGTTAAGAAAATCTGGCGAGGAAGCCCGTCTTTCAGAACAAAACTTAACCAACGAAGTCAATCAACTTGAAACAAGAAGCACGCAACAAGAAAAAGAACGTCGTGCCTTTGAATATGAAAAACGAGAATTGCAACGCTTCTTAGAAGATTATCAGGAAGAAAAAGAGCAACTCACAGAAGCGAAAGAAAAACTAGATGAGAAACAAGCAGAGCTAGATCAGCTAATGGCTCAAACAAGCCAATTAGAAGAAGAGAATACGCTAAAAAAAGAAGAAACCCAACAAGAGTTAAACAAACAGCAATCAGAACTTGCTGTCTTAACAGAAAAAATCAGTCAATTGGTTTCAAGACAAGCTGAAAAAAATGCAGAACAAACAGAGTTAACGAATCAAAAAGCAGCAATTGTCTCTCAATTAGATGATCAGTCTCATGAGCATCTCACTCAAGGAGAAACGAGTCAAAAGATTTATGTAGAGATGACCCGTTTAAGAGAAAACCGAGAAGTTATCACGACTGAATTGGAAACATTAAAAAATCAACGTGAAGAACTGTATAAAGCAATTGAGGTATTAGAAAAAGAAGTCGTTCTTAAAAATCAAAGTATCCAAAAAGTGATGGATGAAAAAACGGCTATCGAAGTCGCTAAAAATAGCTCAGGTATTGCTTTAGATAGATGTTTAACGTACCTTCAAGAAGAGTACGGCATGACGTATGAAGGTGGAAAAGCCCTTTATCCAGAGATGGTTGACTTTGAAGAAGGTAAGGAACGCATTCAACTGTTAAAGGCAAGCATTCAACAGTTAGGTGTGGTGAATGTCTCGTCAATCGAGCAGTATGAAGAAGTCAATGAGCGTTATCAATTCCTTGTGAGCCAGCAAGAAGATTTGATCCTTGCAAAAAATGAATTGTTTGAGACAATGAATGAGATGGATGAACTAGTAATTAAGAAATTCCATGACGTTTTCTGTGATATTCGTGAAGAATTTAGAGTGGTATTCCCGAACATGTTTGGTGGCGGTCACGCAGATTTAGTGTTAACAGATCCTACTGATTTACTTCATACAGGGATAGATATTATTGCCCAACCACCTGGTAAAAAATTACAAAATTTAAGTCTTTTATCAGGCGGGGAGAGAGCCTTAACGGCAATTGCTTTATTATTTGCGATTATTCAAGCGCGTCCAGTGCCTTTCTGTATTTTAGATGAAGTCGAAGCAGCTCTTGATGATGCCAACGTGGCAAGATATGGTAATTATTTACGCCAATTTGGGGAGTCGACACAGTTTATCGTGATTACTCACCGTAAAGGGACGATGGAATCGGCTAGTGTTTTGTACGGAGTAACCATGCAAGAATCAGGTGTTTCTAAGATTGTTTCCGTTCATTTAGAAGAGTTAGAGAATCAAGAATTATTAGATATGCCTTAA